A single region of the Chelonia mydas isolate rCheMyd1 chromosome 4, rCheMyd1.pri.v2, whole genome shotgun sequence genome encodes:
- the LOC119566008 gene encoding polycomb group RING finger protein 1-like: protein MGRSLWSLPAPAKRRTRLVCSRSTCAARCGPRCATCAGSCATCLGLAPQHVQILFGGEVLPDHMTMKQLWLSRWFGKPAPLLLHYSVKEKRR, encoded by the exons ATGGGCCGTTCCCTCTGgtctctcccagctccagcaaagAGAAGAACAAGACTGGTCTGCAG CAGAAGTACGTGCGCTGCTCGGTGCGGGCCCAGGTGCGCCACCTGCGCAGGGTCCTGTgccacctgcctggggctggcgCCGCAGCAC GTGCAGATCCTTTTCGGCGGCGAGGTGCTCCCGGATCACATGACCATGAAGCAGCTGTGGCTGTCCCGCTGGTTCGGCAAG CCTGCGCCCCTGCTCCTGCATTACAGcgtgaaggagaagaggaggtaG
- the PCGF1 gene encoding polycomb group RING finger protein 1 isoform X2: MASPPQGGPMAIAMRLRNQLQAVYKMDPLRNEEVKVKMKELNEHIVCCLCAGYFIDATTITECLHTFCKSCIVKYLQTSKYCPMCNTKIHETQPLLNLKLDRVMQDVLYKLVPGLQESEEKRIREFYQSRGLDRVTQPSSEDPVVDTMGLPYSSFDHSRAHYYRYDEHVSLCLERQSSSKEKNKTGLQQKYVRCSVRAQVRHLRRVLCHRLGLAPQHVQILFGGEVLPDHMTMKQLWLSRWFGKPAPLLLHYSVKEKRR; encoded by the exons ATGGCGTCTCCTCCTCAGGGGGGCCCGATGGCGATCGCCATGCGGCTGCGGAACCAGCTCCAGGCCGTCTACAAGATGGACCCGCTCCGCAACGAG GAGGTGAAGGTGAAGATGAAGGAGCTGAACGAGCACATCGTTTGCTGCCTCTGCGCTGGGTACTTCATCGACGCCACCACCATCACCGAGTGTCTGCACACGT TCTGCAAGAGCTGCATCGTCAAGTACCTGCAGACCAGCAAGTACTGCCCGATGTGCAACACCAAGATTCACGAGACCCAGCCGCTGCTCAACCTCAAGCTGGACCGCGTCATGCAGGACGTGCTCTACAAGCTGGTGCCCGGCCTGCAGGAAA gcgAGGAGAAGCGGATCCGCGAGTTCTACCAGTCACGCGGCCTCGACCGAGTGACCCAGCCCAGCAGCGAGG ATCCCGTGGTCGACACGATGGGTTTGCCCTACAGCAGCTTCGACCACTCCCGCGCTCACTACTATCGCTACGACGAGCACGTCTCCCTGTGCCTGGAGCGGCAGAG ctccagcaaAGAGAAGAACAAGACTGGTCTGCAG CAGAAGTACGTGCGCTGCTCGGTGCGGGCCCAGGTGCGCCACCTGCGCAGGGTCCTGTGCCACCGCCTGGGGCTGGCGCCGCAGCAC GTGCAGATCCTTTTCGGCGGCGAGGTGCTCCCGGATCACATGACCATGAAGCAGCTGTGGCTGTCCCGCTGGTTCGGCAAG CCTGCGCCCCTGCTCCTGCATTACAGcgtgaaggagaagaggaggtaG
- the PCGF1 gene encoding polycomb group RING finger protein 1 isoform X7, which translates to MASPPQGGPMAIAMRLRNQLQAVYKMDPLRNEEEVKVKMKELNEHIVCCLCAGYFIDATTITECLHTFCKSCIVKYLQTSKYCPMCNTKIHETQPLLNLKLDRVMQDVLYKLVPGLQESEEKRIREFYQSRGLDRVTQPSSEDPVVDTMGLPYSSFDHSRAHYYRYDEHVSLCLERQSSSKEKNKTGLQKYVRCSVRAQVRHLRRVLCHRLGLAPQHILFGGEVLPDHMTMKQLWLSRWFGKPAPLLLHYSVKEKRR; encoded by the exons ATGGCGTCTCCTCCTCAGGGGGGCCCGATGGCGATCGCCATGCGGCTGCGGAACCAGCTCCAGGCCGTCTACAAGATGGACCCGCTCCGCAACGAG GAGGAGGTGAAGGTGAAGATGAAGGAGCTGAACGAGCACATCGTTTGCTGCCTCTGCGCTGGGTACTTCATCGACGCCACCACCATCACCGAGTGTCTGCACACGT TCTGCAAGAGCTGCATCGTCAAGTACCTGCAGACCAGCAAGTACTGCCCGATGTGCAACACCAAGATTCACGAGACCCAGCCGCTGCTCAACCTCAAGCTGGACCGCGTCATGCAGGACGTGCTCTACAAGCTGGTGCCCGGCCTGCAGGAAA gcgAGGAGAAGCGGATCCGCGAGTTCTACCAGTCACGCGGCCTCGACCGAGTGACCCAGCCCAGCAGCGAGG ATCCCGTGGTCGACACGATGGGTTTGCCCTACAGCAGCTTCGACCACTCCCGCGCTCACTACTATCGCTACGACGAGCACGTCTCCCTGTGCCTGGAGCGGCAGAG ctccagcaaAGAGAAGAACAAGACTGGTCTGCAG AAGTACGTGCGCTGCTCGGTGCGGGCCCAGGTGCGCCACCTGCGCAGGGTCCTGTGCCACCGCCTGGGGCTGGCGCCGCAGCAC ATCCTTTTCGGCGGCGAGGTGCTCCCGGATCACATGACCATGAAGCAGCTGTGGCTGTCCCGCTGGTTCGGCAAG CCTGCGCCCCTGCTCCTGCATTACAGcgtgaaggagaagaggaggtaG
- the PCGF1 gene encoding polycomb group RING finger protein 1 isoform X4 yields the protein MASPPQGGPMAIAMRLRNQLQAVYKMDPLRNEEEVKVKMKELNEHIVCCLCAGYFIDATTITECLHTFCKSCIVKYLQTSKYCPMCNTKIHETQPLLNLKLDRVMQDVLYKLVPGLQESEEKRIREFYQSRGLDRVTQPSSEDPVVDTMGLPYSSFDHSRAHYYRYDEHVSLCLERQSSSKEKNKTGLQQKYVRCSVRAQVRHLRRVLCHRLGLAPQHILFGGEVLPDHMTMKQLWLSRWFGKPAPLLLHYSVKEKRR from the exons ATGGCGTCTCCTCCTCAGGGGGGCCCGATGGCGATCGCCATGCGGCTGCGGAACCAGCTCCAGGCCGTCTACAAGATGGACCCGCTCCGCAACGAG GAGGAGGTGAAGGTGAAGATGAAGGAGCTGAACGAGCACATCGTTTGCTGCCTCTGCGCTGGGTACTTCATCGACGCCACCACCATCACCGAGTGTCTGCACACGT TCTGCAAGAGCTGCATCGTCAAGTACCTGCAGACCAGCAAGTACTGCCCGATGTGCAACACCAAGATTCACGAGACCCAGCCGCTGCTCAACCTCAAGCTGGACCGCGTCATGCAGGACGTGCTCTACAAGCTGGTGCCCGGCCTGCAGGAAA gcgAGGAGAAGCGGATCCGCGAGTTCTACCAGTCACGCGGCCTCGACCGAGTGACCCAGCCCAGCAGCGAGG ATCCCGTGGTCGACACGATGGGTTTGCCCTACAGCAGCTTCGACCACTCCCGCGCTCACTACTATCGCTACGACGAGCACGTCTCCCTGTGCCTGGAGCGGCAGAG ctccagcaaAGAGAAGAACAAGACTGGTCTGCAG CAGAAGTACGTGCGCTGCTCGGTGCGGGCCCAGGTGCGCCACCTGCGCAGGGTCCTGTGCCACCGCCTGGGGCTGGCGCCGCAGCAC ATCCTTTTCGGCGGCGAGGTGCTCCCGGATCACATGACCATGAAGCAGCTGTGGCTGTCCCGCTGGTTCGGCAAG CCTGCGCCCCTGCTCCTGCATTACAGcgtgaaggagaagaggaggtaG
- the PCGF1 gene encoding polycomb group RING finger protein 1 isoform X5: MEPSPVPAPHSPQGSPSCPAGAPTYCWGTREEVKVKMKELNEHIVCCLCAGYFIDATTITECLHTFCKSCIVKYLQTSKYCPMCNTKIHETQPLLNLKLDRVMQDVLYKLVPGLQESEEKRIREFYQSRGLDRVTQPSSEDPVVDTMGLPYSSFDHSRAHYYRYDEHVSLCLERQSSSKEKNKTGLQQKYVRCSVRAQVRHLRRVLCHRLGLAPQHVQILFGGEVLPDHMTMKQLWLSRWFGKPAPLLLHYSVKEKRR, translated from the exons ATGGAACCCtctccagtccctgccccccacagtccACAGGGGTCcccctcctgcccagctggggcaCCCACGTATTGCTGGGGCACCCGG GAGGAGGTGAAGGTGAAGATGAAGGAGCTGAACGAGCACATCGTTTGCTGCCTCTGCGCTGGGTACTTCATCGACGCCACCACCATCACCGAGTGTCTGCACACGT TCTGCAAGAGCTGCATCGTCAAGTACCTGCAGACCAGCAAGTACTGCCCGATGTGCAACACCAAGATTCACGAGACCCAGCCGCTGCTCAACCTCAAGCTGGACCGCGTCATGCAGGACGTGCTCTACAAGCTGGTGCCCGGCCTGCAGGAAA gcgAGGAGAAGCGGATCCGCGAGTTCTACCAGTCACGCGGCCTCGACCGAGTGACCCAGCCCAGCAGCGAGG ATCCCGTGGTCGACACGATGGGTTTGCCCTACAGCAGCTTCGACCACTCCCGCGCTCACTACTATCGCTACGACGAGCACGTCTCCCTGTGCCTGGAGCGGCAGAG ctccagcaaAGAGAAGAACAAGACTGGTCTGCAG CAGAAGTACGTGCGCTGCTCGGTGCGGGCCCAGGTGCGCCACCTGCGCAGGGTCCTGTGCCACCGCCTGGGGCTGGCGCCGCAGCAC GTGCAGATCCTTTTCGGCGGCGAGGTGCTCCCGGATCACATGACCATGAAGCAGCTGTGGCTGTCCCGCTGGTTCGGCAAG CCTGCGCCCCTGCTCCTGCATTACAGcgtgaaggagaagaggaggtaG
- the PCGF1 gene encoding polycomb group RING finger protein 1 isoform X1, which produces MASPPQGGPMAIAMRLRNQLQAVYKMDPLRNEEEVKVKMKELNEHIVCCLCAGYFIDATTITECLHTFCKSCIVKYLQTSKYCPMCNTKIHETQPLLNLKLDRVMQDVLYKLVPGLQESEEKRIREFYQSRGLDRVTQPSSEDPVVDTMGLPYSSFDHSRAHYYRYDEHVSLCLERQSSSKEKNKTGLQQKYVRCSVRAQVRHLRRVLCHRLGLAPQHVQILFGGEVLPDHMTMKQLWLSRWFGKPAPLLLHYSVKEKRR; this is translated from the exons ATGGCGTCTCCTCCTCAGGGGGGCCCGATGGCGATCGCCATGCGGCTGCGGAACCAGCTCCAGGCCGTCTACAAGATGGACCCGCTCCGCAACGAG GAGGAGGTGAAGGTGAAGATGAAGGAGCTGAACGAGCACATCGTTTGCTGCCTCTGCGCTGGGTACTTCATCGACGCCACCACCATCACCGAGTGTCTGCACACGT TCTGCAAGAGCTGCATCGTCAAGTACCTGCAGACCAGCAAGTACTGCCCGATGTGCAACACCAAGATTCACGAGACCCAGCCGCTGCTCAACCTCAAGCTGGACCGCGTCATGCAGGACGTGCTCTACAAGCTGGTGCCCGGCCTGCAGGAAA gcgAGGAGAAGCGGATCCGCGAGTTCTACCAGTCACGCGGCCTCGACCGAGTGACCCAGCCCAGCAGCGAGG ATCCCGTGGTCGACACGATGGGTTTGCCCTACAGCAGCTTCGACCACTCCCGCGCTCACTACTATCGCTACGACGAGCACGTCTCCCTGTGCCTGGAGCGGCAGAG ctccagcaaAGAGAAGAACAAGACTGGTCTGCAG CAGAAGTACGTGCGCTGCTCGGTGCGGGCCCAGGTGCGCCACCTGCGCAGGGTCCTGTGCCACCGCCTGGGGCTGGCGCCGCAGCAC GTGCAGATCCTTTTCGGCGGCGAGGTGCTCCCGGATCACATGACCATGAAGCAGCTGTGGCTGTCCCGCTGGTTCGGCAAG CCTGCGCCCCTGCTCCTGCATTACAGcgtgaaggagaagaggaggtaG
- the PCGF1 gene encoding polycomb group RING finger protein 1 isoform X6, which produces MEPSPVPAPHSPQGSPSCPAGAPTYCWGTREEVKVKMKELNEHIVCCLCAGYFIDATTITECLHTFCKSCIVKYLQTSKYCPMCNTKIHETQPLLNLKLDRVMQDVLYKLVPGLQESEEKRIREFYQSRGLDRVTQPSSEDPVVDTMGLPYSSFDHSRAHYYRYDEHVSLCLERQSSSKEKNKTGLQKYVRCSVRAQVRHLRRVLCHRLGLAPQHVQILFGGEVLPDHMTMKQLWLSRWFGKPAPLLLHYSVKEKRR; this is translated from the exons ATGGAACCCtctccagtccctgccccccacagtccACAGGGGTCcccctcctgcccagctggggcaCCCACGTATTGCTGGGGCACCCGG GAGGAGGTGAAGGTGAAGATGAAGGAGCTGAACGAGCACATCGTTTGCTGCCTCTGCGCTGGGTACTTCATCGACGCCACCACCATCACCGAGTGTCTGCACACGT TCTGCAAGAGCTGCATCGTCAAGTACCTGCAGACCAGCAAGTACTGCCCGATGTGCAACACCAAGATTCACGAGACCCAGCCGCTGCTCAACCTCAAGCTGGACCGCGTCATGCAGGACGTGCTCTACAAGCTGGTGCCCGGCCTGCAGGAAA gcgAGGAGAAGCGGATCCGCGAGTTCTACCAGTCACGCGGCCTCGACCGAGTGACCCAGCCCAGCAGCGAGG ATCCCGTGGTCGACACGATGGGTTTGCCCTACAGCAGCTTCGACCACTCCCGCGCTCACTACTATCGCTACGACGAGCACGTCTCCCTGTGCCTGGAGCGGCAGAG ctccagcaaAGAGAAGAACAAGACTGGTCTGCAG AAGTACGTGCGCTGCTCGGTGCGGGCCCAGGTGCGCCACCTGCGCAGGGTCCTGTGCCACCGCCTGGGGCTGGCGCCGCAGCAC GTGCAGATCCTTTTCGGCGGCGAGGTGCTCCCGGATCACATGACCATGAAGCAGCTGTGGCTGTCCCGCTGGTTCGGCAAG CCTGCGCCCCTGCTCCTGCATTACAGcgtgaaggagaagaggaggtaG
- the PCGF1 gene encoding polycomb group RING finger protein 1 isoform X3 produces MASPPQGGPMAIAMRLRNQLQAVYKMDPLRNEEEVKVKMKELNEHIVCCLCAGYFIDATTITECLHTFCKSCIVKYLQTSKYCPMCNTKIHETQPLLNLKLDRVMQDVLYKLVPGLQESEEKRIREFYQSRGLDRVTQPSSEDPVVDTMGLPYSSFDHSRAHYYRYDEHVSLCLERQSSSKEKNKTGLQKYVRCSVRAQVRHLRRVLCHRLGLAPQHVQILFGGEVLPDHMTMKQLWLSRWFGKPAPLLLHYSVKEKRR; encoded by the exons ATGGCGTCTCCTCCTCAGGGGGGCCCGATGGCGATCGCCATGCGGCTGCGGAACCAGCTCCAGGCCGTCTACAAGATGGACCCGCTCCGCAACGAG GAGGAGGTGAAGGTGAAGATGAAGGAGCTGAACGAGCACATCGTTTGCTGCCTCTGCGCTGGGTACTTCATCGACGCCACCACCATCACCGAGTGTCTGCACACGT TCTGCAAGAGCTGCATCGTCAAGTACCTGCAGACCAGCAAGTACTGCCCGATGTGCAACACCAAGATTCACGAGACCCAGCCGCTGCTCAACCTCAAGCTGGACCGCGTCATGCAGGACGTGCTCTACAAGCTGGTGCCCGGCCTGCAGGAAA gcgAGGAGAAGCGGATCCGCGAGTTCTACCAGTCACGCGGCCTCGACCGAGTGACCCAGCCCAGCAGCGAGG ATCCCGTGGTCGACACGATGGGTTTGCCCTACAGCAGCTTCGACCACTCCCGCGCTCACTACTATCGCTACGACGAGCACGTCTCCCTGTGCCTGGAGCGGCAGAG ctccagcaaAGAGAAGAACAAGACTGGTCTGCAG AAGTACGTGCGCTGCTCGGTGCGGGCCCAGGTGCGCCACCTGCGCAGGGTCCTGTGCCACCGCCTGGGGCTGGCGCCGCAGCAC GTGCAGATCCTTTTCGGCGGCGAGGTGCTCCCGGATCACATGACCATGAAGCAGCTGTGGCTGTCCCGCTGGTTCGGCAAG CCTGCGCCCCTGCTCCTGCATTACAGcgtgaaggagaagaggaggtaG
- the PCGF1 gene encoding polycomb group RING finger protein 1 isoform X8: protein MASPPQGGPMAIAMRLRNQLQAVYKMDPLRNEEEVKVKMKELNEHIVCCLCAGYFIDATTITECLHTFCKSCIVKYLQTSKYCPMCNTKIHETQPLLNLKLDRVMQDVLYKLVPGLQENPVVDTMGLPYSSFDHSRAHYYRYDEHVSLCLERQSSSKEKNKTGLQQKYVRCSVRAQVRHLRRVLCHRLGLAPQHVQILFGGEVLPDHMTMKQLWLSRWFGKPAPLLLHYSVKEKRR from the exons ATGGCGTCTCCTCCTCAGGGGGGCCCGATGGCGATCGCCATGCGGCTGCGGAACCAGCTCCAGGCCGTCTACAAGATGGACCCGCTCCGCAACGAG GAGGAGGTGAAGGTGAAGATGAAGGAGCTGAACGAGCACATCGTTTGCTGCCTCTGCGCTGGGTACTTCATCGACGCCACCACCATCACCGAGTGTCTGCACACGT TCTGCAAGAGCTGCATCGTCAAGTACCTGCAGACCAGCAAGTACTGCCCGATGTGCAACACCAAGATTCACGAGACCCAGCCGCTGCTCAACCTCAAGCTGGACCGCGTCATGCAGGACGTGCTCTACAAGCTGGTGCCCGGCCTGCAGGAAA ATCCCGTGGTCGACACGATGGGTTTGCCCTACAGCAGCTTCGACCACTCCCGCGCTCACTACTATCGCTACGACGAGCACGTCTCCCTGTGCCTGGAGCGGCAGAG ctccagcaaAGAGAAGAACAAGACTGGTCTGCAG CAGAAGTACGTGCGCTGCTCGGTGCGGGCCCAGGTGCGCCACCTGCGCAGGGTCCTGTGCCACCGCCTGGGGCTGGCGCCGCAGCAC GTGCAGATCCTTTTCGGCGGCGAGGTGCTCCCGGATCACATGACCATGAAGCAGCTGTGGCTGTCCCGCTGGTTCGGCAAG CCTGCGCCCCTGCTCCTGCATTACAGcgtgaaggagaagaggaggtaG